A portion of the Rhizoctonia solani chromosome 6, complete sequence genome contains these proteins:
- a CDS encoding EF-hand 1, calcium-binding site protein: MTCLVDLRLVDVFTTIAPASKLILVPADGTEQLEELREAFQIFDKNGDGQITTTELSSLLHALSTPIHDIDNIIAQADANEDGALDLGEFLLLMSEKLNSGQKTDTELRQVFDRFDKDGSGSIERGELGKAVALLGDQLTDQELAMIMREVDADGDGRVSFEEFKMMMHGQL, from the exons ATGACCTGTTTGGTAGATCTCAGGTTAGTGGATGTTTTTACCACCATAGCACCCGCTTCAAAACTGATCTTGGTCCCTGCTGACGGAACAGAACAACTGGAAG AGCTTCGAGAGGCGTTCCAGATATTTGACAAAA ATGGAGATGGCCAAATAACTACTACCGAACTGTCTTCTCTCCTTCATGCCCTATCCACTCCTATCCACGACATAGACAATATCATCGCCCAAGCAGATGCAAACGAAGACGGTGCCCTCGATTTGGGTGAATTTTTATTACTCATGAGCGAAAAGCTCAATTCGGGACAAAAGACGGATACCGAACTGAGACAGGTCTTCGACCGGTTTGATAAGGATGGAAGTGGGAGTATTGAGAGGGGAGAGTTAGGGAAGGCGGTTGCTTTGTTAG GGGACCAACTAACTGACCAAGAGTTGGCCATGATTATGCGTGAGGTCGATGCGGATGGCGATGGGAGAGTTAGCTTTGAAG AGTTTAAAATG ATGATGCATGGGCAGCTCTAG
- a CDS encoding Retrovirus-related Pol polyprotein from transposon TNT 1-94: MMLKSNAPKFLWNKAIATFWMTPFESFWGKKPNVSTLRPWGSKCYILDQTRDQSKLDTKAFQAIFVGILEVQGKSWRYYKSGSNRILHSRNITFPRVNTVSEEPGIDQDWGDTVALPAEGEMTHANSTAEQPKEPARTGGVHTVSKEEKSDSNEPADIKSEPKIEQKASNKSTKLTHNNVLKPYTTCSHSAMRIDPSATTNALQQLNALTSGTNNAGVQTCSWNPNVAPIKLNSMQGGITLKIQCHDPCLCWHVS; encoded by the exons ATGATGCTCAAGTCAAACGCACCAAAATTCCTATGGAACAAGGCAATTGC AACGTTCTGGATGACTCCATTTGAGTCATTTTGGGGCAAGAAACCAAATGTTAGTACATTAAGACCATGGGGAAGTAAATGCTACATACTAGATCAAACCAGAGATCAATCTAAGTTAGACACAAAAGCATTCCAAGCCATATTtgttggaatattggaagttCAAGGCAAAAGCTGGAGATACTACAAATCAGGATCAAACAGGAtattacactcaaggaacaTTACCTTTCCAAGAGTAAACACGGTTAGTGAAGAACCTGGAATTGACCAGGATTGGGGAGATACAGTTGCTCTGCCcgctgagggggagatgactcATGCCAACAGCACTGCGGAACAACCAAAAGAACCTGCTagaacagggggagtgcaTACAGTCAGCAAGGAAGAAAAGAGTGACTCAAATGAACCTGCAGATATAAAAAGTGAGCCCAAGATTGAACAAAAAGcatccaacaaatcaactaaACTCACTCACAATAACGTACTTAAACCTTATACTACTTGTTCTCACTCTGCTATGCGCATTGACCCTAGCGCAACTACAAATGCACTACAACAACTCAATGCACTCACGTCTGGAACCAACAATGCAGGAGTCCAAACCTGCAGTTGGAATCCTAACGTTGCTCCCATCAAACTCAACAGCATGCAAGGAGGGATTACCCTCAAGATccagtgtcatgacccatgcctttgctggcatgtctcctga
- a CDS encoding Transposon Tf2-12 polyprotein, whose protein sequence is MSWLKKHNPQILWEKHTLVFNSLYCSNNCLATPAVLELKAVEEIPAPYQEFTRVFSEEESSKLPPHRPYNIAIELLPDARPRHGPIYSLGPREDAELKETIEKQLKAGLIRLSRSPMASPILFVKKKWETMHKNVYPLPLPQNLIEKLQGAKIFSKFDIKAGYNLVQIKEGNEWKTAFKTKYRLFEYLVMPFGLTNAPAAFQDMMNEIFRDLLDVYVIIYLDDILVFSLNKKDHEAHVQEVLKRLQDNNLFCNIEKCHFHVKRIDYLGFIILELGIEVDQSKVTDAMNWSTPKNVKNIQEFLGFVNFYRQFIPNFGNMAQPLYNLLKKDSIWKWEQAEQQSFDGLKKCLTSAPLLLQPNTTKQFYVECNASNYATGAILSQRNPEGKLAPVAYLSKSLSPAEKNYDILTKSLPLEGGVENQVLLKPELFIASITPDQEINDLIGEAIYKDECLKEILHKLQSKDKVVDWELKEGLLWYQGKIFVPRDDTIRNLILESRHDALVAGHPGQTRTLELISRSYYWPLLKKFVNSYVSHCETCIRSKPTNQVPVGLLKPLQIPERPWEDIAYDMIVGLPISEGFDAILTVIDCFSKMVHFIPTQSTALAIDIANLFITYIWKLHGLPKSTVSDRGPTFNAKFICHLYKRLDIKPTYSTAYHPQTDGQTERIQQEAKIFIRMFGNHCQSDWVSLLPLAEFALNNLKQTSTGKSPFQICYGYNPRFTVGQKSDESVPNADKHAEFLEKGYDEVKAALSISQERMKHFYDQRHRKEEEIQVGNKVWLSHQNISTNRPSIKLSHKKLGPYLVIEKIGSHAYKLQLPHTTRIHPVFHINLLTKFHPDPHGRNPPQPAPIITEEGEEEYKVEKILDSKWKGQGKTKKLWYLVKWKGYNEGSNLWEPIDNVGNAQEVLEEFHKEHPDAVRA, encoded by the exons atgtctTGGTTAAAAAAacacaatccccaaattttgtgggaaaaacatacacttgttttTAATTCCTTGTATTGTTCCAACAACTGTCTAGCCACACCTGCTGTTttagaactcaaagcagtgGAAGAAATTCCTGCCCCTTATCAAGAATTTACTAGAGTATTTTCAGAGGAAGAATCGTCAAAATTACCACCCCACCGTCCTTACAACATTGCCATTGAGTTACTTCCAGATGCGCGACCAAGacatggccccatatacAGTTTAGGTCCAAGGGAAGATGCGGAACTTAAAGAAACCATTGAGAAACAGCTCAAAGCTGGTCTAATCCGCCTGTCTAGATCCCCTATGGCCTCTCCCatattatttgtcaaaaaaAAATGGGAAACTATGCAT aaaaacgtctatcccctgcccttgccacagaatctcattgagaaattacaaggtgccaagatctttagcaAATTCGATATTAAGGCAGGATACAACCTAGTCCAAATAaaagaaggcaatgaatggaaaaccgctttcaaaacaaaatacagactatttgaatatttggtcatgccctttggacTAACAAATGCACCGGCAGCCTTTcaagacatgatgaatgagatattcagGGACCTTCTGGATGTCTACGTTATCATATATTTGGACGATATTCTAGTATTCTCTCTTAACAAAAAAGACCATGAAGCCCATGTGCAAGAAGTGCTTAAAAGACTGCAGGATAACAACCTTTTTTGTAATATTGAGaaatgtcatttccacgtcaaaaGGATCGACTACCTAGGATTCATTATATTGGAACTTGGCATAgaagtagatcaatccaAGGTCACGGATgcaatgaattggtcaacacctaagaatgtcaagaaTATTCAGGAATTCTTAGGGTTTgtaaatttctatagacaATTTATTCCAAACTTTGGTAATATGGCACAACCTCTGTACAACCTGCTCAAAAAAGATAGtatttggaaatgggaacaggcggaacaacaatcctttgaTGGCTTGAAGAAATGTCTTACATCAGCACCTCTACTTTTACAGCCCAACACTACAAAACAATTCTACGTAGAATGCAACGCATCCAATTACGCAACAGGAGCCATATTATCCCAGCGCAACCCTGAAGGAAAATTGGCCCCTGTAGCAtatctatcaaaatccctgtCACCGGCGGAAAAGAACTATGATATTTTGACAAAGAGCT taccccttgaagggggggtagagaaccaagttctcctaaaaccagaacttttcATTGCGTCAATCACTCCGGATCAGGAAATTAATGACCTGATTGGTGAAGCAATCTACAAGGATGAATGCCTTAAGGAAATCTTGCACAAACTCCAGAGCAAGGATAAAGTAGTTGACTGGGAGTTAAAAGAGGGATtactatggtatcaaggaaaaatctttgtacctaGAGATGATACTATTAGGAACCTCATCTTGGAGTCTAGACATGACGCATTAGttgcaggacacccaggacaaaCCAGGACACTAGAACTTATTTCCAGGAGTTATTactggccattgctgaaaaagtttgtcaattcttatgtcagccactgtgaaacctgtatcaggtccaagccaacaaatcaagtacctgtaGGACTGCTAAAGCCattgcaaattcctgaacgtccctgggaagatatagcctatgacatgattgtgggactacCAATTTCAGAAGGCTTTGACGCCATCCTTACTGTCATTGACTgtttctcaaaaatggttcaCTTTATTCCTACCCAATCCACAGCATTGGCtattgacattgccaacttATTTATTACATACATCTGGAAATTACATGGCCTTCCCAAGAGTACAGTTTCAGATAGAGGCCCTACATttaatgccaagtttatttGTCATCTATATAAAAGGCTAGACATCAAGCCTACATATtctacagcctaccatcctcaaacagATGGTCAAACGGAACGGATACAACAAGAGGCCAAGATATTTATACgtatgtttgggaatcattgtcaatCAGACTGGGTGTCACTATTGCCATTGGCCGAATTTGCCTTAAACAATTTGAAACAGActtccacaggcaaatcccctttccaaatatgTTATGGCTATAATCCAAGATTTACAGTTGGTCAAAAGTCAGATGAATCAGTCCCTAACGCAGACAAACATGCGGAATTTTTAGAAAAGGGCtatgatgaagtcaaggcagcgttatcaatatcccaagaaaggatgaaacacttctatgatcaacgtcacaggaaagaagaagaaattcaagtagggaACAAAGTTTGGCTAAGTCATCAAAATATATCCACCAATAGACCATCCATCAAGCTTAGCCACAAAAAGCTAGGTCCCTACTTGgtaattgaaaaaattggatCACATGCGTATAAATTACAACTACCCCATACcacgcgcatacatccagtcttTCACATTAATCTTCTGACAAAAttccatcctgaccctcatggacgcaatcctcctcaacctgcacctatcatcacagaagaaggtgaagaggaatacaaagtagagaAGATCCTAGATAGCAAGTGGAAAGGACAAGGAAAGACAAAGAAGTTATGGTAcctggtcaaatggaaaggttacaaTGAAGGAAGTAATTTGTGGGAGCCAATAGACAATGTGGGAAATGCTCAAGAAGTCCTAGAGGAATTTCACAAGGAACACCCCGACGCAGTTAGAGCTTaa
- a CDS encoding Retrovirus-related Pol polyprotein from transposon TNT 1-94 — protein MGYDIQHPPMSELSNVPIMPSSSNSSNNTVPNAYNFFNSPSTVLPTGTNTLDLTYSMVTPTTPKPTIDKLCKQFKLLYLNESLIPKQPNPTLALSRDMEPPWTFINNEPPTSTTNSPTVAEALSGPDAEEWWKAMAKEVSTLKQMGTYKLTNLLPKCKAMGNKWVLVLKHNKNSTPIQHKARLVAQGFSQQPGIDFDKTFAPIYNWDIQQLNVNSAYLHAKVNKDLYMQQIPYFSNGYSDANWGSNLLDCKSVSGHVFMLGGAAISWSAKKQATVALSTMEAEYMALSHACTQAMWLRQFFEELQYVADTPTLIVSDNLAAIALSEESQFHGRSKHINIQHHFMQDLIEKRKVATLYVPSKENLADAFTKALPAPQFSYLMQGIMGKPMSEG, from the exons atgggttatgacatccAGCACCCTCCCATGTCTG AGCTCTCCAATGTCCCTATCATGCCCAGCAGCTCCAATAGCTCCAACAACACTGTACCTAACGCATACAACTTCTTCAACAGTCCCTCCACTGTACTACCCACTGGTACCAACACCCTGGACCTTACCTACTCAATGGTCACCCCAACAAcacccaaaccaaccattGACAAACTTTGCAAACAATTCAAACTGCTATACCTCAATGAATCATTGATCCCCAAACAGCCAAACCCCACCTTGGCGTTGTCCAGAGATATGGAACCACCATGGACGTTCATCAACAATGAACCGCCAACGTCAACAACCAACAGTCCAACTGTTGCGGAGGCGCTATCCGGGCCAGACGCAGAGGAATGGTGGAAGGCAATGGCCAAGGAGGTCAGCACCCTCAAACAAATGGGAACATACAAACTAACAAACCTACTACCCAAATGCAAGGCAATGGGGAACAAATGGGTCCTTGTACTCAAACACAACAAGAACAGCACACCCATCCAACACAAGGCAAGACTTGTAGCCCAAGGATTTAGTCAGCAGCCTGGTATTGATTTTGACAAGACATTTGCACCCATT TACAATTGGGATATACAACAGCTCAATGTGAACTCAGCTTACCTACATGCCAAGGTCAACAAAGACCTATACATGCAGCAAATCCCTTATTTTAGCAACG GCTATTCCGACGCCAATTGGGGAAGCAACTTGCTAGATTGTAAGTCTGTTTCCGGTCATGTGTTCATGCTTGGAGGAGCTGCCATATCTTGGTCAGCTAAGAAGCAAGCCACTGTCGCTTTATCGACAATGGAAGCAGAGTATATGGCGTTATCGCACGCATGTACTCAAGCTATGTGGCTCCGTCAATTTTTTGAGGAACTACAATACGTTGCTGACACACCAACATTAATTGTTTCAGACAACCTTGCTGCGATTGCTCTATCCGAAGAATCGCAATTCCATGGACGATCGAAACACATCAACATCCAACACCACTTCATGCAAGACCTCATAGAGAAACGCAAGGTAGCTACACTGTACGTACCATCTAAAGAAAACTTAGCCGACGCTTTCACTAAAGCGTTACCCGCACCACAGTTTAGTTATCTAATGCAAGGAATCATGGGCAAGCCGATGAGCGAAGGATAA
- a CDS encoding Retrotransposable element Tf2 protein — translation MPMKVMTKRPFEVTKKISSHAYRLKLPESLKIHDVFYVGLLSKSHKSPNQPFPERPPPETIRGEEEYKVEQIIDSKRQQGKWFYLIKWKGYRPEDNSWEPEELLEHSQEEIRCFNKSRLKKACDSAKSL, via the exons atgccaatgaaggtcatgacaaaaA GACCTTTTGAAGTCACCAAGAAGATCTCAAGCCACGCATACCGCCTAAAGCTCCCTGAATcactgaaaatccatgatgtTTTTTACGTAGGACTACTTTCCAAAAGCCACAAATCACCTAACCAGCCATTCCCGGAACgcccccctcctgaaacaataagaggagaggaagaatacaaggtggaacagatcatagaTTCCAAGAGGCAACaaggaaagtggttctacctaatcaaatggaaaggatacaggccagaagacaactcttgggaaccagaggaactactggaacacagtcaagaagaaatccgttgcttcaacaagtcacgactgaaaaaggcttgtgactccgccaagagcctttaa
- a CDS encoding calmodulin, whose translation MADQLSEEQISEFKEAFSLFDKDGDGTITTKELGTVMRSLGQNPTEAELQDMINEVDADGNGTIDFPEFLTMMARKMKDTDSEEEIKEAFKVFDKDGNGYISAAELRHVMTNLGEKLSDNEVDEMIREADVDGDGQINYEEFVKMMLSK comes from the exons ATGGCCGATCAACTA TCCGAGG AACAAATTTCTG AGTTCAAGGAGGCGTTCTCCCTATTCGATAAAG ATGGCGATGGTACAATCACCACCAAGGAACTCGGAACTGTCATGCGTTCCCTCGGCCAGAACCCAACCGAGGCCGAGCTGCAGGATATGATCAACGAGGTCGATGCTGATGGAAACGGCACGATCGATTTCCCTGAGTTCCTGACCATGATGGCTCGTAAGATGAAGGACACCGATTCTGAGGAGGAGATCAAGGAGGCTTTCAAGGTCTTCGACAAGGACGGGAACGGCTACATCAGCGCGGCCGAGCTCAGGCACGTTATGACTAATCTCG GGGAGAAGCTGAGCGACAACGAAGTCGATGAGATGATTCGTGAGGCGGATGTTGACGGTGACGGTCAAATCAACTATGAGG AATTCGTTAAGATGATGCTTTCCAAGTAA
- a CDS encoding Zinc finger, CCHC-type — protein MPGLGAMGETSLTPSQIQLGWSAPSSRTHTPAPAAVPPHVYSPMSFDQMLDCELLDMVAQNMIVLKKEFLQLQGAYEAQGDQLALLRAELEEHCKQSCNQHIFYSNQIQGAAASIQVVQDQLIHLSPSTAPPPPPAGTSTSTSTNPPPAPTSSNSDLKFAKPNKFGGKKEDALNFIIACQAYIRAKGANRSHEEKILWVTSYFEGAAEDWVRPYKERKVFRGEAVPLLENIDVFWAKFTKHYVDTNCDEKYRQKWNNLRQKASVQDDKTLRDKYYNGLKNDIKDIMLSTMFQWRRATAQQVYDKAEEIANHIESTCLSNSSVATACTTSTAVPTSTSNPTSTCTCLNIGDNVYMIDPTTCCAKKGAITSIVCTTSGNMPNVRWNGESKDTMIPFPSLKKDKQPAAAAPVKPVIAPTPVLASNSKGPGPMDLDGRGFANLTCHVCGGKGHFARNCPSKPMSGHVANIEWSWERPKEESCIEVVSDEEESGKGKAKAN, from the exons atgcctggtttgggcgcaATGGGAGAGACTAGTCTGACTCCctcccaaatccaattgGGGTGGTCTGCCCCTTCTTCACGTACTCATACTCCTGCacctgcggctgtgccgcctcatgtatattctcCCATGTCTTTTGATCAAATGTTGGATTGTGAACTTCTTGATATGGTTGCacaaaatatgattgtattAAAAAAGGAATTTTTGCAACTACAAGGAGCCTATGAGGCACAAGGGGATCAATTAGCTCTATTAAGGGCTGAATTAGAAGAACATTGCAAGCAGTCGTGTAATCAACATATATTTTATTCCaaccaaatccaaggagcaGCTGCTTCCATACAAGTGGTGCAAGACCAGCTAATTCATCTTTCCCCTTCCACagctcctccacctccacctgctggCACCAGcacatccacctccaccaatcccCCACCTGCTCCTACATCTTCTAATTCAGATCTAAAGTTtgccaagcccaacaagTTTGGTGGAAAAAAGGAAGACGCCCTCAACTTTATTATTGCCTGTCAGGCGTATATAAGGGCAAAGGGAGCTAATAGATCCCATGAAGAGAAAATACTGTGGGTCACATCTTATTTTGAAGGTGCAGCAGAAGACTGGGTACGTCCCtataaggaaaggaaggtgttcagaGGAGAAGCAGTCCCATTATTGGAAAACATTGATGTATTCTGGGCCAAATTTACTAAACATTATGTGGACACAAATTGTGATGAGAAGTACCGCCAGAAATGGAATAACTTGCGGCAAAAGGCCTCAGTTCAAGA TGACAAAACCTTACGTGACAAGTATTACAATGGCCTTAAAAATGAcatcaaggacatcatgctctccaccatgttccaatggcgtcgCGCCACAGCTCAACAAGTTTACGACAAGGCAGAGGAGATTGCAAACCACATTGAATCTACTTGCTTATCCAATTCCTCCGTTGCCACTGCTTGTACTACATCTACTGCTGTCCCCACTTCTACCTCTaaccccacttccacttgTACTTGTCTTAACATTGGGGATAATGTTTATATGATTGATCCTACCACTTGttgcgccaagaaaggcgctatcacttcaattgtttgcactacctctggcaatatgccaAATGTCAGGTGGAATGGAGAATCTAAAGATACAATGATCCCATTCCCCTCCCTTAAAAAAGACAAACAACCTGCCGCTGCTGCCCCAGTCAAACCCGTTATTGCTCCCACTCCTGTCCTGGCCTCAAATTCTAAAGGCCCAGGCCCtatggatcttgatggaaggggtTTTGCGAATCTCACTTGTCATGTATGCGGGGGCAAAGGTCATTTTGCGCGCAATTGTCCCtccaagcccatgtctggacatgtggctaacattgaatggtcttgggaaagacctaaagaagaaagttgTATTGAAGTAGtttctgatgaggaagagtcgggaaaaggaaaagccaaggccaactaa